One region of Turicibacter bilis genomic DNA includes:
- a CDS encoding ABC transporter ATP-binding protein codes for MEYVIEMLNITKEFPGIKANDNITLQVEPGEIHALLGENGAGKSTLMSVLFGLYKPDGGCIKVRGKEVKITDPNVATELGIGMVHQHFKLVHNFTVTENIILGSEPKLFGGRVDIKKAAKRVAELSDRYNLHVDPYAKIEDISVGMQQRVEILKMLYRDAEILIFDEPTAVLTPQEIEHLMQIMKQLTAEGKSIIIITHKLKEIKAVAKHCTIIRKGKGIGTVVVDEVSEQDLADLMVGRKVTFKLDKEEAKVGAPILEVENLCVKNARGVEALKNLSLTLREGEILGVAGIEGNGQTELIEAITGLKPADSGVVKLNGKDISKMSVRQRTEAGIGHIPEDRHKHGLVLEYSLEDNFILQTYYQQPFSKGGVLNRKAIREQSETLIERFDVRSGQGSITTTRSMSGGNQQKAIIGREVVRSPKLLIAAQPTRGLDVGAIEYVHRELIAERDKGRGVLLISLELDEILNVSDRIAVIYEGEIVGILETAKTNEQEIGLLMAGAGRERGEQ; via the coding sequence ATGGAATACGTTATTGAGATGCTCAATATTACAAAAGAGTTTCCAGGGATTAAAGCCAACGATAATATTACGTTGCAAGTCGAGCCAGGAGAAATTCATGCCCTTTTAGGAGAAAATGGTGCTGGAAAGTCGACGTTAATGAGTGTATTATTCGGGCTTTATAAACCAGATGGTGGATGCATCAAGGTTCGCGGGAAAGAAGTGAAAATTACCGATCCGAACGTTGCAACGGAACTTGGAATTGGGATGGTGCACCAACACTTTAAATTAGTTCACAACTTTACTGTTACTGAAAATATCATTTTAGGAAGTGAACCCAAACTATTTGGAGGTCGCGTTGATATTAAAAAGGCCGCAAAACGCGTCGCTGAATTATCAGATCGTTACAACCTGCACGTTGATCCATATGCGAAAATTGAGGATATCTCAGTTGGGATGCAGCAACGTGTTGAAATCTTAAAAATGTTATATCGTGATGCTGAAATTTTAATTTTCGATGAGCCAACAGCTGTTTTAACACCTCAAGAAATTGAGCATTTAATGCAAATCATGAAGCAATTAACAGCTGAAGGAAAATCAATCATTATTATCACCCATAAATTAAAAGAAATTAAAGCTGTTGCTAAACATTGTACGATTATCCGTAAAGGTAAGGGAATTGGAACGGTTGTCGTTGATGAAGTATCAGAACAAGATTTAGCTGATTTAATGGTTGGACGTAAAGTTACATTTAAATTAGACAAAGAAGAAGCTAAAGTAGGGGCTCCAATTCTTGAAGTTGAAAATTTATGTGTGAAAAATGCTCGCGGTGTTGAGGCGCTTAAGAATTTATCATTAACATTGCGTGAAGGTGAAATCTTAGGGGTTGCTGGAATTGAAGGAAATGGGCAAACCGAATTAATTGAAGCTATTACAGGATTAAAACCAGCAGATAGCGGAGTAGTTAAATTAAATGGTAAAGATATTAGTAAAATGTCAGTTCGTCAGCGTACAGAAGCAGGAATCGGTCATATTCCAGAAGATCGTCATAAACATGGATTAGTCTTAGAGTATTCATTAGAAGATAACTTCATTTTACAAACATACTATCAACAACCATTCAGTAAAGGTGGAGTTTTAAACCGTAAGGCGATTCGTGAGCAATCAGAAACATTAATCGAACGTTTTGATGTTCGCAGTGGTCAAGGAAGTATCACTACAACACGTAGTATGTCTGGTGGTAATCAACAAAAGGCGATTATCGGTCGTGAAGTTGTTCGTTCACCAAAATTATTAATTGCTGCTCAACCAACACGTGGACTTGATGTTGGTGCGATTGAATATGTTCATCGTGAATTAATTGCAGAACGCGATAAAGGTCGTGGAGTCTTATTAATTTCCTTAGAATTAGATGAGATTTTAAATGTTTCAGACCGTATTGCTGTTATTTATGAAGGAGAGATTGTTGGAATCCTTGAAACAGCTAAAACGAATGAACAAGAAATTGGATTGTTAATGGCTGGTGCCGGTCGCGAAAGAGGTGAGCAGTAA
- a CDS encoding BMP family lipoprotein yields MRKFTSMLIVTMVAMIALVACSSDKGESGSTTGTDNVNFKVGMMIDSGTIDDKSFNQGTWEGILAYTDDHKGVKGQHVQPNGETTADYLSAADNLMMAGNNVIIAPGFKFEEAITELQTANPEVSFVILDGEPATMAENTTAIYFAEHEAGFLAGVAAALQSQTGKVGFIGGMKIPAVERFGWGYLAGVAYANEAYATNVEVVDYQYQGTFNDVQGGQMMAGGMYDKGIDIIFSAAAAVGNGVINEAKARTEAGEKVYVIGVDVDQYDEGLMNDGSSVVLTSAIKRIDVAVYDALKAYGEGNFPGGQIITMDAKTNGVGLPETNPNLTTDTQAKVDDTLAQIQSGALVVPVTGEELDTFLAEVGYQANTINYK; encoded by the coding sequence ATGAGAAAATTCACATCAATGTTAATCGTAACGATGGTTGCTATGATCGCTTTAGTAGCATGTAGTAGTGACAAGGGGGAATCAGGTTCGACAACTGGAACTGATAATGTAAACTTCAAAGTAGGAATGATGATCGACTCAGGAACAATTGATGATAAATCATTTAACCAAGGAACTTGGGAAGGAATTTTAGCTTATACAGATGATCATAAAGGAGTTAAAGGGCAACACGTTCAGCCAAATGGTGAAACGACAGCTGATTATTTAAGTGCTGCAGATAACTTAATGATGGCTGGAAATAATGTAATTATTGCTCCAGGATTTAAGTTTGAAGAAGCCATCACTGAACTTCAAACAGCGAATCCAGAAGTTTCATTTGTTATTTTAGATGGAGAACCAGCGACAATGGCTGAGAATACAACAGCTATTTATTTCGCAGAACATGAAGCTGGATTCTTAGCAGGTGTGGCTGCAGCATTACAATCACAAACAGGAAAAGTTGGATTTATTGGTGGTATGAAAATTCCAGCTGTTGAACGTTTTGGATGGGGTTACTTAGCAGGTGTCGCTTATGCAAACGAGGCTTATGCAACAAATGTAGAAGTAGTTGACTATCAATATCAAGGAACATTCAATGATGTTCAAGGTGGTCAAATGATGGCTGGTGGAATGTATGATAAAGGAATTGATATCATCTTCTCGGCAGCAGCAGCAGTTGGAAATGGAGTTATCAATGAAGCGAAGGCACGTACTGAAGCTGGAGAAAAAGTTTACGTCATCGGAGTTGATGTGGATCAATACGATGAAGGATTAATGAATGATGGAAGTTCTGTTGTTTTAACATCTGCTATTAAACGTATTGACGTTGCCGTTTATGATGCATTAAAAGCTTACGGTGAAGGAAACTTCCCAGGTGGACAAATTATTACAATGGATGCAAAAACTAACGGAGTTGGGTTACCAGAAACTAACCCTAACTTAACAACAGATACACAAGCGAAAGTTGATGATACTTTAGCTCAAATTCAATCAGGTGCATTAGTTGTCCCAGTAACAGGCGAAGAATTAGATACATTCTTAGCTGAAGTTGGATACCAAGCAAATACAATCAACTATAAATAA
- a CDS encoding BMP family lipoprotein yields the protein MKKKFSMLTIALAASLGLVACGTGEGDKGTTTNGEAKIKVGMMTDSGTIDDKSFNQGTWEGIKRYESEKGSIVAQYIQPGGEATQDYLEAASNLLTAGNEMIIAPGFKFEEAIGKLQGENPETKFVILDGEPEGGVAENSVAIYFAEQEAGFLAGIAAALETKTGKVGFIGGMVIPAVQKFGYGFVTGVAYANANLGTNVEVADYLYNGTFNDVAGGQAQAGGMYDKGIDVVFVAAGGVGNGVIAEAKQRAEAGDDVYVIGVDVDQYEDGIISDGSSVILTSAIKRIDNAAYDKIDELVNGTFTGGQVITMDAKNDGVGLPAENPNLSEATQQAADEAFELIKNGTIVVPTELDEVTAMLEDLGFDASHLNLSGN from the coding sequence ATGAAAAAGAAATTTTCAATGTTAACGATTGCCTTAGCTGCAAGTTTAGGATTAGTAGCTTGTGGAACAGGTGAGGGTGACAAAGGAACAACAACAAACGGAGAAGCCAAAATTAAAGTCGGAATGATGACAGATTCAGGAACAATTGATGATAAGTCATTTAACCAAGGAACTTGGGAAGGGATTAAACGTTACGAATCAGAAAAAGGGTCAATTGTAGCTCAATACATCCAACCAGGTGGAGAAGCAACTCAAGATTATTTAGAAGCTGCTAGTAACTTATTAACAGCAGGAAATGAAATGATTATTGCACCAGGATTTAAATTTGAAGAAGCGATTGGAAAATTACAAGGAGAAAATCCAGAAACAAAATTTGTGATTCTTGATGGAGAACCTGAAGGTGGAGTAGCTGAAAATTCAGTTGCAATTTACTTTGCTGAGCAAGAAGCTGGATTCTTAGCAGGAATTGCGGCAGCTCTTGAAACAAAAACAGGTAAAGTTGGATTCATCGGTGGAATGGTTATTCCAGCCGTGCAAAAATTCGGATACGGATTTGTAACAGGGGTTGCATATGCTAATGCAAATTTAGGAACAAATGTTGAAGTGGCAGACTATTTATATAATGGGACATTCAATGATGTAGCAGGTGGACAAGCTCAAGCTGGTGGAATGTATGATAAAGGTATTGATGTTGTCTTTGTTGCAGCAGGTGGAGTTGGAAACGGTGTTATTGCTGAGGCAAAACAACGCGCTGAAGCTGGAGATGATGTTTACGTCATCGGTGTAGACGTTGACCAATATGAAGATGGAATCATTTCTGATGGAAGTTCAGTTATTTTAACATCAGCGATTAAACGTATCGATAATGCAGCATATGACAAAATTGATGAATTAGTAAATGGAACATTTACTGGTGGGCAAGTGATCACAATGGATGCTAAAAATGATGGAGTAGGATTACCAGCTGAAAATCCAAACTTATCTGAAGCGACACAACAAGCAGCTGATGAAGCATTCGAATTAATTAAAAATGGAACAATTGTAGTTCCAACTGAATTAGATGAAGTGACAGCAATGTTAGAAGACTTAGGATTTGATGCAAGTCATCTTAATTTATCAGGGAACTAA
- a CDS encoding BMP family lipoprotein, translating to MKNKFSMLTIAIAASLGLVACGGTTESAGDNIKIGMMTDSGTIDDKSFNQATWEGIKRYESENGTIVAQYIKPIGETTADYMQAADDLITAGNQMIIAPGFKFDEAITKLQEQYPDIKFVMIDGQPEEVAENTIAIYFAEHEAGFLAGITAALETKTGKVGFIGGMKSESIEKFGYGYVAGVAYANKHFGTNAEVVDYLYNGTFTDVAGGQAQAGSMYDKGIDIIFTAAGRVGSGVITEAKTRAEAGDKVYVIGVDVDQYEDGIYNQETNESVILTSALKRVDNASYTKVDEFINGTFTGGEVITMTAEVDGVGLPETNPNLTTETQETVNELLANIKAGNLVIPSTEADVQSFLSEMGYQGAKINF from the coding sequence ATGAAAAATAAATTTTCAATGTTAACTATTGCTATCGCTGCAAGTTTAGGCTTAGTAGCGTGTGGAGGAACAACTGAATCAGCAGGAGACAACATTAAAATTGGGATGATGACGGATTCAGGAACAATTGATGATAAATCATTCAACCAAGCAACTTGGGAAGGAATCAAACGTTACGAATCAGAAAACGGGACAATCGTAGCTCAATACATTAAACCAATTGGAGAAACAACAGCTGATTATATGCAAGCAGCTGATGACTTAATTACAGCTGGAAATCAAATGATCATTGCCCCAGGATTCAAATTTGACGAAGCCATTACAAAATTACAAGAACAATACCCAGACATTAAATTTGTAATGATTGATGGACAACCAGAAGAGGTGGCTGAAAATACAATTGCTATTTATTTCGCTGAGCATGAAGCCGGATTCTTAGCAGGAATTACAGCAGCCTTAGAAACAAAAACTGGTAAAGTTGGATTCATCGGTGGAATGAAAAGTGAATCTATTGAAAAATTCGGATATGGTTATGTTGCTGGTGTAGCCTATGCTAATAAACACTTCGGAACAAATGCTGAAGTGGTAGACTACTTATATAATGGAACATTTACAGATGTTGCTGGTGGACAGGCACAAGCAGGTAGTATGTATGACAAAGGAATCGATATCATCTTCACAGCTGCTGGACGTGTAGGTAGTGGTGTTATTACAGAAGCAAAAACACGTGCTGAAGCTGGAGACAAAGTTTACGTCATCGGTGTCGATGTTGATCAATATGAAGATGGAATCTACAACCAAGAAACTAATGAATCAGTCATCTTAACATCTGCACTTAAACGAGTGGATAATGCCTCTTACACTAAAGTTGATGAATTTATCAACGGAACATTCACAGGTGGAGAAGTGATCACAATGACTGCTGAAGTTGATGGAGTTGGTTTACCAGAAACAAACCCTAACTTAACAACTGAGACACAAGAAACAGTCAATGAATTATTAGCAAACATTAAAGCTGGAAACTTAGTTATTCCTTCAACCGAGGCCGATGTACAATCTTTCTTAAGTGAGATGGGATACCAAGGAGCAAAAATTAACTTTTAA